A genomic segment from Thermostichus lividus PCC 6715 encodes:
- a CDS encoding L,D-transpeptidase: MEQRYPWQKQRLVFVTATVVSLLCGYLRPLVANPTPLITDPIVAPLRLEISLSRRQMVLYQGQTRLRTYPVAVGRPGWETPLGQFQIQEMIRDPAWKNPFNGSVIPGGHPRNPLGRRWIGFWSDGKNWIGLHGTPNPDSIGQAISHGCVRMHNRDIEELFEKVRPGMPVIVVR; the protein is encoded by the coding sequence ATGGAGCAACGATACCCTTGGCAAAAACAGCGGTTGGTATTCGTTACTGCCACGGTGGTGAGCCTACTGTGCGGGTACCTTAGGCCGCTTGTGGCCAACCCAACCCCCTTGATAACAGACCCAATAGTTGCCCCCCTGCGCCTAGAGATTAGCTTATCGCGGCGACAAATGGTGCTATATCAGGGGCAAACTCGCCTGCGTACCTACCCAGTGGCGGTTGGCCGACCGGGCTGGGAAACGCCGCTGGGGCAGTTTCAAATTCAGGAGATGATTCGGGATCCGGCATGGAAAAACCCCTTCAATGGCTCAGTGATTCCTGGTGGCCATCCTCGTAATCCCTTGGGGCGGCGCTGGATTGGTTTTTGGAGCGATGGCAAAAATTGGATCGGGTTGCACGGCACCCCTAATCCTGACTCTATTGGGCAGGCAATTTCCCATGGCTGTGTGCGCATGCACAACCGCGATATTGAAGAACTGTTTGAAAAAGTTCGCCCCGGAATGCCAGTGATTGTGGTGCGTTAG
- a CDS encoding AMP-binding protein, whose protein sequence is MLQTLTLDPIPLASPPSDWLWYGHSGAWHAVALPLEHRQALLLASRPSLLVLAETEPLDFISGILAALSTDTPLLLANPLWQAHEWQQVATVVPRGYQAWGAVPPLEAQGTPQDFRAPMILIPTGGSQGRLRWAMHTLGTLYSAVQGVQQHLQVSTLHCLSILPLYHVSGLMPVLRSLWTGGQLYVARHLRDLQHAPMPPNSDLWLSLVPRQLHQVCDAPIPWLQSLAGIFIGGGATWNSLLDTAERHRLPLCLSYGMTETAGMVCAQKAGDFLRGDRSCGSSLPHAHLTISTDGTIDVQATSLARGYYPNPFGSPVFRTDDRGEWHGDRLYIWGRASRKIISGGENIYPEELESLLLSSGWVKDIYIYGEPHPTWGEQVVAAYVPVGEVTPEQLEEWLRQRCSAYKCPKRWLSCTTLPRTPQGKIRLSAFNTIMRRC, encoded by the coding sequence GTGTTACAAACCCTTACGCTTGACCCCATCCCCCTCGCGTCGCCGCCGTCGGATTGGCTGTGGTACGGGCATTCAGGCGCATGGCACGCCGTAGCACTTCCCCTCGAGCATCGCCAAGCGCTGTTACTGGCCTCGCGTCCATCGCTTTTGGTGTTGGCGGAAACAGAGCCACTGGACTTTATCAGCGGCATTTTGGCAGCGCTGAGTACAGACACCCCCCTCCTCTTGGCCAATCCGCTGTGGCAAGCACACGAGTGGCAGCAGGTGGCCACCGTTGTTCCTAGGGGCTATCAGGCATGGGGAGCGGTTCCTCCTTTAGAGGCGCAGGGAACACCACAAGACTTCAGGGCACCGATGATTTTAATTCCCACCGGCGGCAGCCAAGGCCGATTACGCTGGGCAATGCATACCCTTGGGACGCTCTACAGTGCTGTGCAGGGGGTGCAGCAGCATTTACAGGTGTCAACCCTCCACTGCCTGAGTATTTTGCCGCTGTACCATGTCAGTGGCCTCATGCCCGTGTTGCGATCGCTGTGGACCGGAGGGCAGCTATACGTTGCCCGCCATCTACGAGACCTTCAACACGCTCCAATGCCGCCGAACTCAGACCTTTGGCTATCCCTTGTGCCCCGACAGTTGCACCAAGTGTGTGACGCCCCAATCCCCTGGCTTCAGAGCTTAGCCGGCATTTTTATTGGCGGCGGAGCAACGTGGAACTCTCTGTTAGACACTGCTGAGCGCCATCGGTTACCGCTGTGTTTAAGCTATGGGATGACGGAAACGGCGGGGATGGTCTGCGCGCAAAAGGCGGGTGACTTCCTGCGGGGCGATCGCTCCTGTGGCTCCAGCTTACCCCACGCCCACCTAACCATTAGCACCGATGGCACCATAGACGTGCAAGCCACCTCTTTGGCTCGCGGTTACTACCCCAATCCCTTTGGCTCGCCTGTGTTCCGCACCGACGATCGCGGCGAGTGGCACGGCGATCGCCTCTACATTTGGGGACGCGCCAGCCGCAAAATTATTAGTGGCGGCGAAAACATTTACCCTGAAGAATTAGAGTCCCTACTTCTGAGCAGTGGCTGGGTCAAGGATATTTACATCTACGGTGAGCCGCATCCAACGTGGGGCGAGCAGGTTGTGGCAGCCTATGTCCCTGTTGGGGAGGTAACCCCTGAGCAATTAGAGGAATGGTTACGCCAGCGGTGTAGTGCCTACAAATGCCCCAAGCGATGGCTATCGTGCACGACCTTGCCTCGCACTCCCCAAGGCAAGATCCGCCTGTCTGCCTTCAATACCATAATGCGGCGTTGCTGA
- a CDS encoding CPBP family intramembrane glutamic endopeptidase: MTPNPLLQFYHWLYRAPQSFLALARFNGTREQYTALLAGLLWFWAQFLYLHYWAQQPWPWLESLVEAAAVVVIGGVPVLWWATPKGDRWRSLTAMASRWQWQFVLGLSLYVAVAYHLPHASLFPWRRVLSHLIVADPWWLNFIFFLVGSVAALRVPFLLRDRTLSGLERWGWVSTAAVYLLLSHSSLISPAFATYRTEGFIITPLYLLLCAWCDWQHGRSPTSPRPVGLQGKDALLAAVCIFTLYWFSTPHFRFGSFIALQLFILAVIFGSGLGRQHFGYSFEPRWGDARLLGIMVIVALATLVPLGSLLGFLPLEEFNLAPPFSKLLVYIVLFSMRVGIFEEVLFRSGLMILIRDTLQQRGGDRHDPFWIAWGAILICALLFGVAHMGNTPGSGVELPVVAYRLIYIALATLASLFYCLMFACTQRLWGGVVLHGLVDALAVVSFGATLTAPF, translated from the coding sequence ATGACCCCCAATCCTCTCCTTCAGTTCTACCATTGGCTCTACAGAGCACCCCAGTCCTTTTTAGCGTTAGCGCGCTTCAATGGCACGCGAGAGCAATACACGGCTCTGTTAGCTGGTCTCCTTTGGTTTTGGGCGCAATTTCTCTACCTCCATTACTGGGCACAGCAGCCCTGGCCATGGCTGGAAAGCCTCGTTGAAGCAGCCGCAGTGGTTGTCATTGGTGGCGTTCCGGTACTGTGGTGGGCCACTCCCAAAGGCGATCGCTGGCGATCCTTGACCGCTATGGCGAGTCGCTGGCAGTGGCAGTTCGTCTTAGGTTTGAGCCTCTACGTGGCGGTGGCTTACCATTTACCCCATGCGTCACTATTTCCGTGGCGACGCGTGCTAAGCCATCTCATTGTGGCTGATCCTTGGTGGTTGAATTTTATTTTCTTTCTCGTGGGTTCTGTTGCGGCACTGCGGGTGCCTTTTTTACTGCGCGATCGCACCCTTTCTGGTCTTGAGCGCTGGGGATGGGTGAGTACTGCCGCCGTGTATTTGCTATTGAGCCATAGTTCGCTGATTTCACCGGCTTTTGCCACGTACCGAACCGAAGGGTTCATCATCACACCGCTCTATTTACTGCTGTGCGCGTGGTGCGATTGGCAACACGGGCGATCGCCGACCTCACCCCGCCCTGTGGGACTACAGGGTAAGGATGCCCTCCTAGCGGCAGTATGCATCTTTACTCTCTACTGGTTTTCTACACCTCACTTTCGCTTTGGTTCATTTATTGCCCTGCAACTCTTTATTCTGGCTGTTATTTTTGGCAGCGGCTTAGGGCGGCAGCACTTTGGCTATAGCTTTGAACCTCGCTGGGGAGACGCTCGCTTGCTAGGGATCATGGTTATTGTTGCCTTGGCCACCCTAGTGCCCCTCGGTAGCCTGTTAGGTTTTCTTCCCCTTGAAGAATTTAACCTTGCGCCCCCCTTCTCTAAGTTGCTCGTGTATATTGTTCTTTTTTCAATGCGCGTTGGCATTTTTGAGGAAGTCCTGTTTCGCAGTGGCTTAATGATTCTAATCCGCGATACCCTACAGCAGCGGGGGGGCGATCGCCACGACCCGTTTTGGATCGCTTGGGGAGCGATTCTCATCTGTGCCCTTCTGTTCGGAGTGGCGCACATGGGTAATACCCCCGGCAGTGGCGTTGAGTTGCCGGTGGTGGCCTATCGCCTGATCTACATTGCCTTGGCAACCCTTGCCTCCTTGTTTTACTGTCTTATGTTTGCCTGTACTCAGCGCCTGTGGGGTGGAGTCGTCCTCCACGGCTTAGTGGATGCCCTTGCAGTGGTCTCCTTCGGTGCCACCCTGACCGCACCGTTCTAA
- a CDS encoding tetratricopeptide repeat protein — translation MTTETSQPLSEVERQFEAAIARYKDGAPASELIPTFKEICQRAQKSSAAWTCLSWLYLLDDNPPSAYKAAQKAVKLNPEDPQARINLAIAMLEMGKKGVRPHIELAQTIVAAVAELRQEVLENFADGHQRKPEWPTLKRVQQWVLGG, via the coding sequence TTGACCACTGAAACGTCGCAACCCCTGAGTGAAGTTGAGCGTCAATTTGAAGCAGCGATCGCCCGCTATAAAGACGGTGCCCCTGCGTCGGAGCTAATTCCCACGTTTAAGGAGATTTGCCAGCGTGCCCAAAAAAGCAGTGCGGCATGGACATGCTTGTCGTGGCTGTACCTCTTAGATGACAACCCCCCATCGGCCTACAAAGCAGCTCAAAAAGCGGTCAAACTCAACCCTGAAGATCCACAAGCCCGTATTAATCTGGCGATCGCCATGCTAGAGATGGGGAAAAAAGGGGTGCGCCCCCACATTGAACTGGCTCAAACCATTGTGGCAGCAGTTGCCGAGCTACGCCAAGAAGTCCTAGAGAATTTTGCCGATGGCCACCAACGCAAGCCAGAATGGCCAACCCTTAAGCGGGTTCAGCAGTGGGTGCTCGGAGGCTAG
- a CDS encoding TM2 domain-containing protein, whose protein sequence is MTSNSDVSGKKIAAGICGILLGALGIHKFVLGYSTEGLIMLLVSILTCGLVAPVMGIIGLIEGIIYLTKSDEEFYNTYMVGKKAWF, encoded by the coding sequence ATGACTTCTAACTCAGATGTGTCGGGCAAAAAGATTGCAGCGGGAATTTGCGGCATTTTACTCGGTGCTCTAGGCATTCATAAATTTGTTCTTGGTTACTCTACTGAAGGGCTGATCATGCTGCTGGTAAGCATTTTAACCTGTGGCCTTGTGGCCCCGGTGATGGGAATTATTGGTTTGATCGAGGGGATCATTTACCTTACCAAAAGTGATGAGGAATTCTATAACACCTATATGGTGGGCAAAAAAGCTTGGTTTTAG
- the lpdA gene encoding dihydrolipoyl dehydrogenase has protein sequence MSFDYDLVILGAGVGGHGAALHAVSVGLKTAIVEASDMGGTCVNRGCIPSKALLAAAGRVRELRQASHWQALGIQLGAVNVDRAGVAAHADQLVQKIRGDLTNSLKRLGVDILIGRGKVAGSQKVSIHTPNGEKTVTAKDIIIATGSVPWVPPGIEVDGKTVYTSDEAIKLDWLPQWVAIIGSGYIGLEFADIYTALGCEVTMIEALDQLMPTFDPDIAKQAQRVLIAPRDIETYSGKLAKRVIPGTPVVIELADTQTKEVVEVLEVDACLVATGRIPATEDLGLDSVGVSLDRRGFIPVDDYLAVTREGEPVPHLWAIGDATGKMMLAHAASAQGIAVVESIVGRPYSVDYRSIPAAAFTHPEMSFVGLTEPQARDLGEKEGFEVKVVRTYFKGNSKALAEGETDGLAKVIFRADTGELLGAHIFGLHASDLIQEAANAIRDRQSVSHLAFNVHTHPTLSEVLDEAFKRAHEMMSHP, from the coding sequence TTGAGCTTTGACTACGATTTGGTCATTTTAGGTGCGGGTGTGGGCGGTCATGGTGCTGCCCTTCATGCCGTCAGCGTTGGCTTAAAAACTGCCATTGTGGAAGCCTCAGACATGGGGGGCACCTGTGTCAATCGCGGCTGTATTCCCTCAAAAGCATTGCTGGCTGCCGCTGGACGGGTGCGAGAACTGCGCCAAGCTAGTCATTGGCAAGCGCTAGGCATTCAATTAGGGGCAGTTAACGTGGATCGCGCCGGTGTTGCCGCCCATGCCGATCAACTGGTGCAAAAAATCCGTGGCGACCTCACCAACAGCCTGAAGCGGCTAGGGGTAGATATCCTCATAGGCCGTGGCAAAGTTGCTGGCTCGCAAAAGGTCAGTATTCACACCCCAAACGGGGAAAAGACGGTTACCGCAAAAGACATTATCATTGCCACCGGATCAGTGCCGTGGGTACCGCCTGGCATTGAGGTGGATGGCAAAACCGTCTATACCAGTGATGAGGCCATTAAGCTCGATTGGTTACCGCAGTGGGTAGCCATTATTGGCAGCGGTTATATTGGCCTAGAATTTGCTGATATTTACACGGCACTGGGCTGCGAAGTCACGATGATCGAAGCCCTCGATCAGTTGATGCCCACGTTTGATCCTGATATCGCCAAGCAGGCGCAGCGGGTTTTGATTGCCCCCCGCGATATTGAAACCTACAGCGGGAAGCTCGCCAAGCGAGTGATTCCGGGCACGCCGGTGGTTATTGAGTTAGCCGATACCCAAACTAAAGAGGTGGTTGAGGTTCTGGAAGTCGATGCCTGTTTAGTTGCCACAGGCCGTATTCCTGCGACCGAGGATCTGGGTCTGGACTCTGTGGGGGTGAGCTTAGATCGCCGTGGCTTTATCCCCGTCGATGACTACCTTGCCGTGACCCGTGAGGGTGAACCCGTGCCTCACCTTTGGGCCATTGGTGATGCTACGGGTAAAATGATGCTTGCCCATGCGGCTTCGGCTCAAGGCATTGCTGTGGTGGAGAGCATTGTTGGCCGTCCCTACTCTGTGGATTATCGCAGTATTCCCGCTGCGGCCTTTACCCATCCGGAGATGAGCTTTGTTGGCCTCACCGAACCCCAAGCCCGTGACCTTGGGGAAAAAGAAGGGTTTGAGGTGAAGGTGGTTCGCACTTACTTTAAGGGGAACTCTAAGGCATTAGCGGAAGGGGAGACCGATGGCTTAGCGAAGGTGATCTTCCGGGCGGATACGGGCGAGCTGTTGGGGGCGCATATTTTTGGTCTTCACGCCTCAGATCTCATTCAGGAAGCGGCTAATGCTATTCGCGATCGCCAAAGCGTGAGCCATCTTGCCTTTAATGTGCACACTCACCCCACCCTGTCTGAGGTACTGGATGAAGCCTTTAAGCGTGCCCACGAAATGATGTCCCATCCCTGA
- a CDS encoding IS1/IS1595 family N-terminal zinc-binding domain-containing protein, whose protein sequence is MLATTPPTRPRCHSTHIVKNRNIHNGKQTCKCRKCARQFVGVSEP, encoded by the coding sequence ATCCTAGCAACGACTCCGCCGACCCGCCCTCGCTGTCACTCCACTCATATCGTCAAGAACCGCAACATCCACAATGGGAAGCAGACCTGTAAGTGCCGTAAGTGCGCTAGACAGTTTGTGGGAGTGTCAGAACCTTGA
- the pheS gene encoding phenylalanine--tRNA ligase subunit alpha — MTTPTLDRTVLTAQLTDLETKALEAIAHAADLDSLEQLRVAYLGKKGELSQILALMGKLPASDRPHIGSLANTLKEKLLHTLEERRHTLHTANIAAQLAAESLDVTMPAVFRPQGHIHPLNSTIDRIIDIFVGLGYTVDDGPEMESDYYNFEALNTPADHPARDMQDTFYLPDGNLLRTHTSSVQIRHMELNDPPIRIVAPGRCYRRDTEDATHAAVFHQIEILAIDEGLTFTDLKGTVSTFLAELFGDVPIRFRASYFPFTEPSAEVDVQWQGRWLEVMGCGMVDPAVLKNVGYDPEIYTGFAAGFGVERFAMVLHQIDDIRRFYTSDLRFLRQF; from the coding sequence ATGACCACCCCCACTCTCGACCGTACTGTGTTGACCGCCCAGCTCACTGACCTTGAAACCAAGGCATTAGAGGCGATCGCCCACGCTGCCGACCTCGACAGCCTTGAGCAACTACGGGTTGCTTACCTAGGCAAAAAAGGAGAACTGTCCCAAATTCTAGCCTTAATGGGGAAACTTCCCGCTAGCGATCGCCCCCACATTGGCAGCTTAGCGAACACCCTCAAAGAAAAACTGCTGCACACCCTTGAGGAGCGCCGCCACACCCTCCACACTGCTAACATTGCTGCCCAGCTTGCTGCAGAAAGCCTTGATGTGACAATGCCAGCGGTCTTTCGCCCCCAAGGGCACATTCATCCCCTCAACAGCACCATAGACCGCATTATTGATATTTTCGTGGGCTTGGGCTACACCGTGGACGATGGGCCTGAAATGGAGAGCGACTACTACAATTTTGAGGCGCTGAACACCCCTGCCGATCACCCCGCACGGGATATGCAAGACACATTCTACTTACCGGATGGCAATCTCCTGCGAACCCATACCTCTTCGGTGCAAATTCGCCACATGGAGCTGAACGATCCGCCCATTCGCATTGTTGCCCCCGGCCGTTGCTACCGCCGCGATACCGAAGATGCCACCCATGCCGCCGTCTTCCATCAAATTGAAATTTTAGCCATTGACGAGGGACTCACGTTTACTGACCTTAAGGGCACTGTCAGTACCTTTTTGGCGGAGCTCTTTGGCGATGTGCCGATTCGCTTTCGCGCTAGCTATTTCCCCTTCACCGAACCCTCAGCAGAGGTGGATGTGCAGTGGCAAGGACGTTGGCTGGAAGTCATGGGCTGTGGCATGGTAGATCCAGCCGTGCTCAAAAATGTCGGCTACGATCCGGAAATTTACACCGGCTTTGCGGCAGGTTTTGGTGTCGAGCGGTTTGCGATGGTGTTACACCAAATTGATGATATTCGCCGCTTTTACACCAGCGATCTGCGCTTTCTGCGTCAGTTTTAG
- the ndhN gene encoding photosynthetic/respiratory NAD(P)H-quinone oxidoreductase subunit N, which translates to MGLLAGYQFVNDLETAGALALFAPPEGGFEGRYQRRLRSKGYTTLHLSAPGLGDLSAYLMQEHGIRPAHTGKEAIRVYFQPPLVTYHLEHLPPNSKGLVLWLIDGKKLSKQEFAYLAQLTQTLPKFKVVIEVGGDRVVRWEPLTNLLAAA; encoded by the coding sequence ATGGGTTTGCTGGCTGGCTATCAATTTGTCAATGACCTTGAAACAGCAGGTGCCTTAGCCCTCTTCGCGCCGCCGGAGGGTGGGTTTGAGGGGCGCTATCAACGTCGTCTGCGATCAAAGGGTTATACAACGCTACATTTGAGTGCGCCAGGGCTAGGAGATCTCAGCGCCTACCTGATGCAAGAGCATGGCATTCGCCCCGCCCATACCGGCAAGGAAGCTATTCGCGTGTACTTCCAGCCACCATTGGTGACCTATCACCTTGAGCATTTGCCTCCCAATTCTAAGGGCTTGGTGCTGTGGTTGATTGATGGCAAGAAGCTCTCTAAGCAAGAATTCGCCTATTTGGCGCAGTTGACGCAGACCTTGCCTAAGTTCAAAGTGGTGATTGAGGTGGGGGGCGATCGCGTCGTCCGCTGGGAACCCTTAACGAATTTGCTGGCCGCTGCTTAG
- a CDS encoding FeoA family protein, whose product MYLHQLPLGSTGRITAIEGDAAWQRRLAALGIAVNQPVTLLRRAPFSDTFAVRVGTLTEVAIRAKDAATIAVEQVS is encoded by the coding sequence ATGTACCTACACCAACTCCCACTGGGCAGCACCGGTCGCATTACGGCTATTGAAGGGGATGCTGCTTGGCAGCGCCGCTTAGCTGCCCTTGGCATTGCTGTGAACCAACCCGTGACGCTACTGCGACGTGCGCCCTTTAGTGATACCTTCGCTGTGCGGGTGGGCACCCTCACTGAGGTTGCCATCCGTGCCAAGGATGCCGCCACCATTGCCGTAGAACAGGTATCCTAG
- a CDS encoding HesB/IscA family protein: MTQATQPAKGILMTDAALQHVLELRQKHGQDLCLRVGVKGGGCSGMSYTMDFEDPANIRPDDHVFDYDGFKVVSDPKSMLYIYGLVLDYSNALIGGGFKFTNPNATQTCGCGTSFSA; the protein is encoded by the coding sequence ATGACTCAAGCAACACAGCCTGCCAAAGGAATTTTGATGACGGATGCTGCGCTACAGCACGTTTTAGAACTGCGGCAAAAACACGGTCAAGACCTGTGTCTGCGGGTCGGTGTCAAGGGGGGCGGGTGCTCAGGGATGTCCTACACGATGGATTTTGAAGACCCTGCCAATATTCGTCCTGATGATCACGTATTTGACTACGATGGCTTTAAGGTGGTCTCGGATCCCAAGAGTATGCTCTACATCTACGGCTTAGTCCTAGACTATAGCAATGCCCTCATTGGTGGTGGCTTTAAGTTTACAAACCCGAATGCAACCCAGACCTGTGGCTGTGGCACATCCTTTTCTGCCTAA
- a CDS encoding ParA family protein: protein MTEPRLLAVLNGKGGVGKTTTAINLAATYAEQYKVLLVDTDPQASATWWFQRHGQGMGFDLAQEVNPKLLSNVRKLSGYELIVVDTPPALASSALAAVVPIADYVVLPTPPAPIDLAALIETVKQVVQPANVPHRVLLTRVDPRCVAEALEAQNTLLQLGVAACHSFIRAYKAHERAALDGVPITQWKGKQAKEAQADYRRVAEELQRDWR from the coding sequence TTGACGGAACCACGCCTATTAGCAGTTCTCAATGGCAAAGGTGGCGTAGGCAAAACCACCACGGCCATTAATTTGGCCGCCACCTACGCCGAGCAGTACAAGGTGCTACTAGTCGATACCGACCCCCAAGCCTCGGCAACTTGGTGGTTTCAGCGCCATGGTCAAGGAATGGGGTTTGATCTGGCACAAGAAGTTAACCCCAAGCTCCTCAGTAATGTGCGCAAGCTGTCAGGCTACGAGTTAATTGTGGTGGATACTCCCCCTGCTTTAGCCTCTAGTGCCTTGGCGGCGGTGGTGCCGATCGCCGACTATGTCGTGCTGCCGACCCCCCCTGCCCCCATTGATTTAGCTGCCCTCATTGAAACGGTGAAACAAGTGGTTCAGCCCGCCAACGTGCCCCACCGCGTCCTCCTCACCCGGGTCGATCCCCGCTGTGTGGCCGAGGCACTTGAAGCTCAAAATACGCTGTTGCAGTTGGGGGTTGCGGCCTGCCACTCCTTTATTCGCGCCTACAAAGCCCACGAGCGGGCAGCTCTTGATGGGGTTCCCATTACCCAGTGGAAGGGAAAGCAAGCTAAGGAAGCGCAAGCAGACTACCGCCGCGTTGCCGAAGAACTACAGCGAGATTGGAGATAG
- a CDS encoding GspE/PulE family protein encodes MVNTSSSSARKAIALRKAGNPTERSLVASGYASLEQVREAMNTARKTGKSLVVALQEITGTTMPPDVLRQYHKQQLFELKVIYGVDCLDPELNRFPTEQIEELVNTILPVDTCRTYQAIPIAKYPNADPPYVLVAMVDPDNLQAIDNISRILRGHNFTLKRMVITLEDYQRLIDPILNKQVAETAASKHAPAALGDINIEEDIEAIGGLDDVQEGQEVDLADALRGAEDAPIIALVNKILAKALNDGISDIHIEPQEEYLRVRFRKDGVLHQAFDPLPKKIVPAVVSRFKILADLDIAERRAPQDGRIRKMFQGRRVDFRVNTLPSRWGEKVVLRILDNSATQLGLDKLITDPESLAIVREMTKRPFGLILVTGPTGSGKTTTLYSALAECNSPGVNISTAEDPIEYSLPGLTQVQVIREKGMDFASILRAFLRQDPDVILVGETRDKETAKTAIEAALTGHLVLTTLHTNDAASAVARLSEMGVEPFMVSASLIGVVAQRLMRRVCSECRIPYTPTPEELARFGLSASKGVNLTLYKANKLTPEQLQAAKASGQPVCSKCGGVGYKGRCGVYEIMRVTERLQTLITEGAPTERIKEVAVEEGMKTLLAYSLNLVKEGVTTLEEVERVTFTDTGLESELKAKRKSSLTCRTCGAEAQPEWLECPYCLTPRFID; translated from the coding sequence ATGGTCAACACATCATCTTCTTCTGCCCGCAAGGCGATCGCCCTGCGGAAAGCCGGTAACCCTACTGAGCGTTCCCTTGTTGCCTCTGGCTATGCCAGCCTTGAGCAAGTACGCGAAGCCATGAATACCGCCCGCAAAACGGGCAAATCCCTTGTGGTTGCCTTGCAAGAGATTACTGGCACCACCATGCCACCCGATGTGTTGCGTCAGTACCACAAACAACAACTCTTTGAACTCAAGGTCATCTACGGCGTTGACTGTCTTGATCCGGAACTCAACCGCTTTCCCACTGAGCAAATTGAAGAGTTAGTGAATACAATTTTGCCGGTAGATACCTGCCGAACCTATCAAGCTATTCCCATTGCCAAGTACCCCAACGCCGATCCCCCCTATGTACTCGTGGCAATGGTCGATCCCGACAACCTACAAGCCATCGATAACATCAGTCGTATTCTCCGCGGCCATAACTTTACCTTGAAGCGGATGGTGATTACCCTTGAAGACTACCAGCGACTCATTGATCCAATTCTCAACAAGCAAGTAGCAGAAACTGCTGCCAGCAAACATGCTCCAGCCGCCCTAGGTGATATTAACATCGAAGAAGACATTGAGGCCATTGGCGGCTTAGATGACGTTCAAGAGGGTCAAGAAGTTGACCTTGCCGATGCCCTACGGGGTGCTGAGGATGCGCCAATCATTGCCCTTGTCAATAAAATTCTGGCTAAAGCCCTCAACGACGGGATTTCCGATATTCACATCGAACCCCAAGAAGAGTACCTGCGGGTGCGCTTCCGTAAAGATGGCGTTCTCCATCAGGCCTTTGACCCTCTTCCTAAAAAAATTGTGCCTGCGGTCGTCTCGCGCTTCAAGATTTTGGCGGATCTCGACATTGCCGAGCGTCGTGCCCCCCAAGATGGCCGCATCCGCAAAATGTTCCAAGGTCGCCGCGTGGACTTTCGGGTCAACACCCTGCCCAGCCGCTGGGGTGAAAAGGTCGTCCTGCGGATTCTGGATAACTCAGCCACCCAATTGGGGCTTGACAAACTCATTACCGATCCTGAAAGCCTAGCAATTGTCCGCGAAATGACGAAGCGACCCTTCGGCTTGATCTTGGTGACGGGGCCCACAGGGTCTGGGAAAACCACCACCCTCTACTCTGCCCTAGCGGAGTGTAATAGTCCGGGGGTAAACATCAGCACCGCTGAAGACCCCATTGAATACTCCCTGCCCGGCCTAACGCAGGTACAGGTCATCCGTGAAAAAGGGATGGACTTTGCCTCCATTCTGCGTGCCTTCCTCCGTCAGGATCCGGATGTCATTCTGGTGGGGGAAACCCGCGACAAAGAAACCGCTAAAACCGCCATTGAAGCAGCCTTGACTGGTCACTTAGTCTTGACAACGCTGCACACCAATGATGCAGCCAGTGCAGTGGCGCGCCTCTCGGAAATGGGTGTAGAGCCTTTTATGGTTTCAGCGTCCTTGATTGGCGTGGTCGCCCAGCGGCTGATGCGGCGGGTGTGCTCAGAATGCCGTATTCCCTACACCCCTACTCCCGAAGAGCTAGCGCGGTTTGGTCTATCGGCCTCCAAAGGAGTGAATCTGACACTCTATAAAGCCAATAAACTCACTCCCGAGCAACTCCAAGCCGCCAAAGCCAGTGGCCAGCCAGTCTGCAGCAAGTGTGGTGGAGTTGGTTACAAAGGCCGCTGCGGGGTCTATGAAATTATGCGGGTTACCGAACGCCTACAGACCCTAATTACCGAAGGTGCCCCTACCGAGCGCATTAAAGAAGTGGCTGTCGAAGAGGGGATGAAAACCCTCTTGGCCTATAGCCTAAACCTTGTCAAAGAGGGGGTAACCACCCTTGAAGAAGTGGAGCGGGTAACCTTTACAGATACCGGTCTCGAATCAGAACTCAAAGCAAAACGTAAAAGTTCATTAACTTGCCGTACCTGTGGTGCCGAGGCTCAGCCCGAATGGTTAGAATGCCCCTATTGCCTGACGCCCCGCTTTATCGATTAG